The Roseofilum casamattae BLCC-M143 genome has a segment encoding these proteins:
- a CDS encoding DUF1257 domain-containing protein encodes MSHFSQIKTQIRNLDALKTALTDLEIDWKGGPTEVRGYQGQTYNAEVAIAQENGYDIGFSWNGQSYELVSDMQFWQQNLSVQGFLNQVTQRYAYHTVLQETAKQGFQVTEQQDKQDGSIRLVLQRWSA; translated from the coding sequence ATGTCACACTTTAGTCAAATCAAAACGCAAATTCGCAATCTGGATGCATTAAAAACAGCTTTAACCGACTTGGAGATTGACTGGAAGGGAGGCCCGACCGAAGTTCGAGGATACCAAGGACAGACCTACAACGCCGAAGTCGCAATTGCTCAAGAGAATGGATACGATATTGGTTTTAGCTGGAACGGTCAATCCTACGAACTAGTCTCCGATATGCAATTTTGGCAACAAAATCTTTCCGTCCAAGGATTTTTGAACCAAGTGACTCAACGCTATGCCTATCACACCGTGTTGCAAGAAACGGCGAAGCAAGGCTTTCAAGTAACCGAGCAACAGGATAAACAAGATGGTTCTATTCGCCTTGTCTTGCAACGTTGGAGCGCGTAA
- a CDS encoding ferredoxin produces MDDLYPLSADDGHSERTGFEPELGGILRDEPERTGFEPELGGTLRQKGVYVDEVTCIGCRHCAHVARNTFYVEDEYGRARVIQQDGDPEPLVQEAIDTCPVDCIHWVDYIQLKQLEAERKYQVMSVPGFPINRGLMGSSQRRSQD; encoded by the coding sequence ATGGACGATTTATATCCCCTATCTGCCGATGACGGACATTCAGAACGAACCGGGTTTGAACCCGAACTCGGCGGTATTTTACGGGATGAACCCGAACGGACGGGGTTCGAGCCAGAACTTGGCGGAACCCTGCGCCAGAAGGGGGTTTATGTGGATGAAGTTACTTGTATTGGATGCAGGCACTGCGCTCACGTGGCTCGCAATACATTTTATGTTGAGGACGAGTACGGGAGAGCGCGAGTCATTCAGCAAGATGGCGACCCCGAACCTCTGGTTCAAGAGGCGATCGATACTTGTCCGGTAGACTGTATTCACTGGGTTGATTATATTCAACTGAAGCAATTAGAAGCGGAACGAAAATATCAGGTGATGTCCGTGCCTGGTTTTCCGATAAATCGAGGGTTAATGGGGTCTAGCCAGCGACGTTCGCAAGATTAG
- a CDS encoding EAL domain-containing protein, producing the protein MNDRHLSSDITHLTNDLSLDRVIVLLSHELRTPLTSIRGVVSLIQSGHVIPNSTEGKYMLTMAEKNIARLERLAETIENHPTLPMTLFNKEDLEKIQLEIELKQATAQGQLRLVYQPIVSVKAEKKIEFEALIRWDHPTKGVISPYIFIPIAEESGAIHEIGQWIVRQACKQMREWQNNLELEHPLNLNLNLSPLQLLHPLFVPKLRKVVRDFQIEPSQLRLEITESLLMEDLEGATRTIRQLREDGFRFEIDDFGTGYSSLSRLKNLAVDGLKIDRCFLKEQQWNLVNAILLIAADVGLGVIAEGVETVDDFDKLKELGCHSFQGYWFAKPMDADLATEWIQYKGYCNYQ; encoded by the coding sequence GTGAACGATCGGCACCTGAGTTCAGATATCACTCATCTCACAAATGACCTATCCTTAGATCGAGTGATTGTGTTACTGAGTCACGAACTGCGCACCCCTCTAACATCAATCCGAGGTGTTGTGAGTTTAATTCAGAGCGGTCATGTCATTCCTAATTCAACGGAAGGCAAATATATGCTAACGATGGCAGAGAAAAATATTGCTCGCCTCGAACGTTTAGCAGAGACTATTGAAAATCATCCGACACTTCCGATGACTCTCTTTAATAAAGAGGATTTGGAAAAAATTCAGTTAGAAATCGAGTTGAAGCAGGCAACGGCACAAGGACAACTACGGTTAGTGTATCAACCAATTGTTTCGGTAAAGGCGGAGAAAAAGATAGAGTTTGAAGCTCTCATTCGGTGGGACCATCCGACGAAAGGAGTCATTTCTCCCTATATTTTTATTCCTATTGCTGAAGAAAGTGGTGCAATTCACGAGATTGGGCAGTGGATCGTTCGTCAAGCTTGCAAACAAATGCGAGAATGGCAAAATAATTTGGAATTAGAACATCCATTGAATCTTAACCTAAATTTATCTCCTCTGCAATTGTTGCATCCGCTTTTTGTGCCGAAACTGCGAAAAGTTGTCCGAGATTTTCAGATCGAACCGAGCCAACTGCGCCTGGAAATTACGGAAAGCTTGTTAATGGAAGATCTTGAAGGAGCAACCCGAACTATCCGACAGTTGCGAGAGGATGGATTTCGCTTTGAGATTGATGATTTTGGTACGGGATATTCGTCACTAAGTCGATTGAAAAATTTGGCGGTTGATGGATTGAAAATCGATCGCTGTTTTCTGAAAGAACAGCAGTGGAATTTAGTGAATGCAATTCTGTTAATTGCAGCGGATGTTGGTTTGGGAGTAATTGCAGAAGGAGTGGAAACCGTTGATGATTTTGATAAACTGAAAGAGTTAGGATGTCATTCGTTTCAAGGCTATTGGTTTGCGAAACCAATGGATGCAGACTTGGCAACGGAGTGGATACAATATAAGGGGTATTGTAACTATCAGTAA
- a CDS encoding CHAT domain-containing tetratricopeptide repeat protein, producing the protein MNKLVSLALEGDPSTSDLRVTLEIGSEEQPRQIQQKGELPQFSRLYASLTQWIEDYHRLGLDARIEPGKIVYDGSITHPIEQCRESARQLQHDFQQWLRSPSFQDLDRRLREELTRDDNIRFLIRTEVAALHKLPWHSWDIIERYRNAEIGLSQISFEACHQQQKTSPTPVRILAILGDSRGIEVDRDLEILRALPHAEINFLVEPQRHELSDRLWSQPWDIIFFAGHSRTEGETGHIYINPDDALPLEELWYGLRQAVRQGLQLAIFNSCDGLGLAGRLDDPQIPVTIVMRELVPDAIAQEFLKSFLSAFARGQSLYLSMREAREKLQGWEDRYPCASWLPIIYQHPNAIPPTWRDLCGIGQSDGNSDIGDRSIPVPAPNVSAQHPRWRSPKERAAATIGILTYLLFTPWLSMGVHQLVKHQYQNANHGQAQWLNNIVIAIAPWRTAPYYNRALFCWQEKRDDAQCLRDYERAAKFGYSDAKAQAAYLNIRIGDWVTAKRWIADCLDNPMYAGTEAACWKNRGWLLQLQGHPDAAKEALETALETYPESPHAACLLAQIWEEEGDDAKALDYWSQSLSAYEQKSERAMSEEDSECFRSAKSRLKLISRK; encoded by the coding sequence ATGAATAAGCTGGTCAGTCTCGCCCTGGAAGGAGATCCATCTACCTCGGACTTACGCGTGACTCTCGAAATCGGTAGTGAAGAGCAACCGCGTCAGATCCAACAAAAAGGAGAGCTTCCTCAATTTTCCCGACTCTACGCATCCTTGACACAATGGATAGAGGATTATCATCGCTTGGGTTTAGATGCGCGAATCGAACCTGGTAAAATTGTTTATGACGGTTCGATAACCCATCCCATCGAGCAATGCCGCGAATCAGCAAGACAACTCCAGCACGATTTCCAGCAATGGCTCAGATCGCCTTCCTTCCAAGACCTCGACCGACGGCTGCGGGAAGAGCTAACCCGCGACGATAACATTCGGTTTCTGATTCGCACGGAAGTTGCCGCCTTACACAAGCTTCCTTGGCATTCTTGGGATATAATCGAACGCTATCGCAACGCCGAAATTGGACTGAGTCAAATTAGCTTTGAAGCCTGCCATCAACAGCAAAAAACATCGCCCACTCCCGTGCGGATTTTAGCCATTTTAGGAGATAGTCGCGGTATTGAGGTCGATCGCGATTTAGAAATTTTGCGCGCTCTGCCTCATGCGGAGATTAACTTTTTAGTCGAACCCCAACGGCACGAACTGAGCGATCGCCTTTGGAGTCAACCTTGGGACATTATCTTCTTTGCCGGTCACAGCCGCACCGAAGGCGAAACCGGACACATTTACATCAATCCCGACGATGCTCTCCCCCTCGAGGAACTCTGGTACGGACTGCGACAAGCCGTCCGCCAAGGATTGCAACTGGCCATCTTTAACTCCTGCGATGGTCTGGGACTGGCAGGACGCTTAGACGACCCGCAAATTCCAGTCACTATTGTCATGCGCGAGTTAGTTCCCGATGCGATCGCGCAAGAATTTCTCAAATCATTTCTCTCCGCCTTTGCCAGGGGTCAATCCTTATACCTATCCATGCGCGAAGCCAGAGAAAAACTGCAAGGTTGGGAAGATCGATATCCCTGCGCCAGTTGGTTGCCCATCATTTACCAGCATCCCAATGCTATTCCTCCCACCTGGAGAGACCTCTGCGGCATCGGTCAATCTGACGGGAACTCAGACATTGGCGATCGCTCCATTCCAGTCCCCGCACCCAATGTCAGCGCGCAACATCCGAGATGGCGATCGCCAAAAGAACGAGCCGCTGCCACCATTGGTATCTTGACCTACCTCCTCTTCACCCCTTGGCTGTCTATGGGAGTCCACCAACTGGTGAAACATCAATATCAAAATGCCAACCACGGCCAAGCCCAATGGTTAAATAATATTGTCATTGCGATCGCTCCCTGGAGAACTGCTCCTTACTACAACCGCGCTCTCTTCTGCTGGCAAGAAAAACGAGATGACGCTCAATGCCTGCGCGACTACGAACGAGCGGCAAAATTTGGCTATTCCGACGCAAAAGCTCAAGCGGCATATCTCAATATCCGTATAGGAGATTGGGTAACAGCCAAACGGTGGATTGCTGACTGTTTGGATAACCCCATGTATGCAGGCACCGAGGCCGCCTGCTGGAAAAATCGAGGCTGGTTACTGCAACTTCAAGGTCATCCCGACGCCGCAAAAGAAGCCTTAGAAACAGCTCTCGAGACCTATCCAGAATCTCCACATGCGGCTTGTCTGCTCGCTCAGATTTGGGAAGAGGAAGGAGATGATGCCAAAGCCTTAGACTATTGGTCTCAGAGTCTATCGGCTTACGAGCAAAAGAGCGAAAGAGCCATGTCTGAAGAAGATAGCGAATGCTTTCGGAGCGCGAAATCTAGACTCAAGCTCATCAGTCGTAAGTAG
- a CDS encoding MBL fold metallo-hydrolase: protein MARVDLKRIENVDGDVYVDRSCIDCDTCRWMAPEIFARVGDRSAVVRQPENEGERLRAMQALLSCPTASIGTIAKPTDIAEVHHSFPIAIADGVYHCGYHARNSYGAASYLIIRPEGNVLVDSPRFIGKLVQQIAALGGVRYLYLTHQDDVADHQKYRDRFQCDRILHEDDITPETANVEIKLTGNEPFQLASDLLVIPVPGHTKGHTVLLYNNRFLFSGDHLAWSDVLQHPIAFKNHCWYSWSELIVSMKRLQDYSFEWVLPGHGRRYSGDRQTMSDWFERCLAWMETV from the coding sequence ATGGCTCGAGTCGATCTAAAACGGATAGAAAATGTAGATGGCGATGTCTATGTCGATCGCAGTTGTATTGATTGCGACACTTGTCGGTGGATGGCTCCGGAGATATTTGCACGGGTTGGCGATCGCTCGGCAGTAGTTCGCCAGCCCGAAAACGAAGGGGAGCGGTTGCGAGCCATGCAAGCGCTGCTCTCCTGTCCGACGGCTTCCATCGGTACGATCGCCAAACCGACAGATATTGCCGAAGTCCATCACAGTTTTCCCATCGCGATCGCTGATGGGGTCTATCATTGCGGCTATCATGCCCGCAACTCTTATGGCGCGGCCAGCTATCTTATTATCCGGCCGGAGGGAAATGTTTTAGTCGATTCCCCTCGATTTATTGGCAAACTCGTCCAACAAATTGCAGCCCTCGGAGGAGTACGATATTTATATCTGACTCATCAAGATGATGTGGCCGACCATCAAAAGTATCGCGATCGGTTTCAGTGCGATCGCATTTTGCACGAGGACGATATTACTCCCGAAACCGCGAATGTCGAGATTAAATTGACCGGAAACGAACCCTTTCAACTCGCCTCCGACTTGCTCGTCATTCCCGTTCCCGGCCATACCAAAGGTCACACCGTCTTGCTCTATAACAACCGGTTTCTTTTTAGCGGAGATCACTTAGCGTGGTCGGATGTTCTGCAACACCCTATTGCCTTCAAAAATCACTGTTGGTATTCTTGGTCGGAACTGATTGTTTCTATGAAGCGCTTGCAAGACTATTCCTTTGAGTGGGTGCTTCCCGGTCACGGCCGGCGCTACAGCGGCGATCGCCAAACCATGAGCGACTGGTTCGAGCGATGCCTGGCATGGATGGAAACCGTTTGA
- a CDS encoding response regulator: protein MAKKRILIIDDEMDIREIARISLEKLRGWEVIAASSGKAGLELAEAEQPDAILLDVMMPGWDGKETLKQLKGNLNTQHIPVIWLTAQVQTTHRSSAVLGVSAVLIKPFDPIELPNQIEVALDANNIDNESSIR from the coding sequence ATGGCCAAGAAACGCATCCTAATTATTGATGACGAAATGGACATCCGCGAGATTGCTCGGATTAGTTTGGAAAAACTAAGAGGATGGGAAGTTATCGCGGCCTCGTCTGGTAAAGCTGGGTTGGAACTGGCAGAAGCCGAACAACCCGATGCAATCCTCCTCGATGTGATGATGCCAGGTTGGGATGGCAAAGAGACTTTAAAGCAATTGAAAGGAAATCTAAATACCCAACATATTCCAGTAATTTGGTTGACAGCCCAAGTCCAAACGACTCACCGCAGTTCAGCCGTGCTCGGTGTTAGCGCTGTATTAATCAAACCGTTCGATCCGATTGAGCTACCCAATCAAATAGAAGTTGCGTTAGATGCAAACAATATCGACAACGAGTCTTCAATTCGCTAA
- a CDS encoding DUF1822 family protein: MKRFFLSVSDREIARSFLQQQRHPKKAKQVYLNTLAVLAVKFQLQCLGFTPQWESCDSHDLLAQSLFDAADLDLENIGKIECRPVLPDEEMMQVPAEVWSDRIAYIAVGLNRELTEAKILGFVEKTEEEEVPLSQLRSPDELLEFLDRNMAEPPSICLSEWLGQSIDSAIARGWQALEDISSIYSLQPAYHFRSKGSAAKRGKIFNLERENACFALLIGIQGRGTDMHISAEVYPTGEQTYLPPNLKLNILNDVGLSVMEAISQQTKNIQMEFKGEIGEMFQVKISLEQMCLIESFTI; the protein is encoded by the coding sequence ATGAAACGATTTTTTTTGAGCGTTAGCGATCGCGAAATTGCGCGATCGTTCTTGCAACAGCAACGCCATCCAAAAAAAGCCAAACAAGTTTATCTAAATACTCTGGCAGTATTAGCCGTAAAATTTCAACTCCAATGCTTGGGATTTACACCTCAATGGGAAAGTTGCGACAGCCACGATCTTCTCGCGCAATCTCTGTTCGATGCTGCCGATCTCGACTTAGAAAATATCGGTAAAATTGAATGTCGTCCGGTTTTGCCCGATGAGGAAATGATGCAAGTTCCAGCCGAGGTCTGGAGCGATCGCATTGCTTATATTGCCGTCGGCTTAAATCGAGAGTTAACGGAAGCCAAAATTCTCGGATTTGTGGAGAAGACAGAGGAAGAAGAAGTTCCGTTGAGTCAATTGCGATCGCCAGACGAGCTGCTCGAATTTCTCGATCGCAACATGGCCGAACCTCCGAGTATTTGTCTGAGTGAATGGCTCGGTCAATCGATCGATAGTGCGATCGCGCGGGGATGGCAAGCCTTAGAGGATATTTCTAGCATCTATTCCCTACAGCCAGCCTATCACTTTCGCTCCAAAGGAAGCGCAGCCAAACGGGGAAAAATATTTAACTTAGAACGAGAAAATGCCTGCTTTGCCTTACTAATTGGTATCCAAGGCCGGGGCACAGATATGCATATTTCTGCAGAAGTTTATCCCACTGGCGAGCAAACTTATCTGCCACCCAACCTGAAACTGAATATTCTCAATGACGTCGGACTCTCAGTCATGGAAGCCATTTCGCAACAGACGAAAAATATCCAAATGGAGTTTAAAGGAGAAATTGGCGAAATGTTTCAGGTGAAAATTTCCTTAGAGCAAATGTGTCTGATTGAGTCTTTTACGATCTAA
- a CDS encoding polysaccharide deacetylase family protein has product MTYSEEFFQPSLLDMAREGNAQAIAYWMNSLLVTQGVSVRVESSANRCLNIQVDFHQPKRKDECLSLQQRLVKFLCYRLWTLNSAAIHNVRIIARQAGDRRVLWKQAVRILTPATEKLNRLVRDTPSTPSASSATLAFRLARTLLLSRATATGFILCCWGLYGQLIGSHWSGGWLGTASQTTVPVASPDIAAPEVVSPETDSAPVVPPPPPEPIFTEPSFTNISVPEKFQGQVIGKVEALAMPKVVALTFDDGPWPGTTEQVLDILEQNQIKATFFVVGQHIQNYPELLKKVAQAGHSLGNHTQHHYTHTLDRQTAAREIETTADLIFQMTGVTTKLFRPPGGNLYNGLADYAQSEGYGVMMWSADSEDYYVSTPTLIDKVLTQTTPGGIILLHDGGGDRSNTVEALPQIIAALKQQGYQFVTVPELLEIESEQTPFNETKFTEENEPSDANF; this is encoded by the coding sequence ATGACTTATTCCGAAGAATTTTTTCAACCCTCCTTACTCGATATGGCACGAGAAGGTAACGCTCAGGCCATCGCTTACTGGATGAACAGCTTGCTCGTTACTCAAGGAGTATCCGTGCGCGTTGAAAGTAGCGCCAATCGGTGTTTGAATATTCAAGTTGACTTTCATCAACCCAAACGCAAAGACGAGTGCCTGAGCTTGCAGCAGCGGTTGGTGAAGTTTCTCTGCTATCGCTTGTGGACGTTGAACTCTGCTGCTATCCACAACGTACGAATCATTGCCAGACAAGCCGGCGATCGCCGCGTCCTCTGGAAACAAGCGGTGCGCATCCTCACTCCAGCCACAGAAAAACTCAATCGCTTAGTTCGAGACACTCCCAGCACCCCATCAGCCTCTTCAGCAACTCTCGCCTTCCGTTTGGCGCGCACCCTGCTCCTCTCTCGCGCCACAGCAACCGGCTTTATTCTCTGTTGTTGGGGATTGTACGGTCAGTTGATCGGCAGCCATTGGAGCGGTGGTTGGTTGGGGACAGCATCTCAGACGACAGTACCCGTTGCGTCTCCAGATATCGCAGCTCCCGAGGTTGTCTCCCCAGAAACGGACTCGGCTCCCGTCGTTCCCCCTCCACCGCCAGAACCAATATTTACCGAACCTTCCTTTACTAACATTAGCGTTCCGGAAAAATTTCAGGGCCAAGTGATTGGCAAAGTCGAAGCCTTAGCCATGCCGAAAGTGGTCGCCCTTACCTTCGATGACGGTCCTTGGCCGGGAACCACCGAACAAGTATTAGATATCCTCGAGCAAAATCAGATTAAAGCCACATTTTTTGTCGTCGGTCAACATATCCAAAACTATCCCGAATTGCTGAAGAAAGTCGCGCAAGCCGGTCATAGTTTGGGCAACCATACGCAACACCACTATACCCATACTCTCGATCGCCAAACGGCAGCTCGCGAAATTGAAACGACGGCAGACTTAATTTTCCAGATGACCGGAGTAACGACAAAGCTATTCCGTCCTCCCGGAGGCAATCTCTATAATGGATTAGCCGATTACGCGCAGTCGGAAGGATATGGAGTGATGATGTGGTCGGCAGATTCGGAAGACTATTATGTTTCGACGCCAACTTTGATTGACAAAGTCTTGACCCAAACCACACCGGGAGGTATTATTTTATTACACGATGGCGGCGGCGATCGCAGCAATACCGTCGAAGCGCTACCGCAAATTATTGCAGCGCTGAAACAGCAGGGATACCAGTTCGTTACCGTGCCCGAACTCTTAGAAATTGAGAGCGAACAAACTCCCTTCAATGAAACCAAATTCACTGAAGAGAACGAACCGAGTGATGCTAATTTCTAA
- the codA gene encoding cytosine deaminase produces the protein MVMYDLIIKGGYGLDGDRQDLAISGDRIAKISPEINAPATRELFVSGKLVSPPFVESHIHLDSVLTAGEPRWNSSGTLFEGIAIWGERKQTLTYEDVQERALKALRNQAEQGVLYVRTHADASEKTLTALKALLDLRDRVRDWMTLQVVAFPQDGIYSHPENQKLLETALQLGADVVGGIPHYEFTREDGVQSVCHIFELAQQYNKLIDIHCDEIDDDQSRFLEVVAACALRSGLMSRVTASHTTAFGSYNNAYAFKLMGLLPRTGINIIANPLINITLQGRTDTYPKRRGITRVKELWQNGINVSLGHDCIQDPWYSLGTGNMLEVAHMAVHGCQMTGMTEIAACYEMITSGGARTLNLNNDYGLEAGKPANLIILDANSPYEAIRRRATVEYVISRGKVLVQTTPPQVEWLNSQG, from the coding sequence ATGGTTATGTACGATCTCATTATTAAAGGAGGATACGGGCTGGATGGCGATCGCCAAGATCTAGCAATTTCTGGCGATCGCATTGCCAAGATTTCTCCGGAAATTAACGCGCCAGCCACTCGAGAATTATTCGTTTCCGGGAAATTAGTGAGTCCGCCATTTGTGGAATCTCACATTCATTTAGACTCAGTTCTCACTGCTGGAGAACCGCGCTGGAATAGCAGTGGAACGCTATTTGAAGGTATTGCAATTTGGGGAGAGCGCAAGCAAACACTAACCTATGAAGACGTGCAAGAGCGCGCTCTCAAAGCACTGCGAAACCAAGCAGAGCAAGGAGTATTATATGTCCGAACTCATGCGGATGCGAGCGAGAAAACTCTAACGGCTTTAAAGGCATTATTGGACTTGCGCGATCGCGTGCGAGATTGGATGACGCTGCAAGTGGTTGCTTTTCCCCAAGATGGTATTTATAGTCACCCGGAAAACCAGAAACTATTGGAAACTGCGTTGCAACTCGGAGCCGATGTTGTCGGCGGTATTCCCCATTACGAATTCACTCGCGAGGATGGAGTACAATCGGTTTGTCATATCTTTGAACTCGCACAACAATATAATAAACTCATCGATATTCACTGCGATGAAATTGATGACGACCAATCTCGATTTTTAGAAGTCGTCGCCGCTTGCGCTCTCCGTAGCGGACTGATGTCGCGAGTCACTGCCAGCCATACTACGGCATTTGGCTCTTATAATAATGCTTATGCCTTCAAATTAATGGGATTATTGCCACGAACTGGAATTAATATTATTGCCAATCCATTAATTAACATTACCCTACAAGGACGCACCGACACTTATCCGAAACGACGAGGCATCACTCGCGTCAAAGAGTTATGGCAAAATGGTATTAATGTATCCTTGGGTCATGACTGCATTCAAGATCCTTGGTATAGTTTAGGGACTGGAAATATGCTCGAAGTCGCCCATATGGCCGTTCACGGTTGTCAGATGACTGGAATGACAGAAATTGCGGCATGTTACGAAATGATAACTAGTGGCGGAGCGCGGACTTTAAATCTAAACAATGATTATGGTTTAGAGGCAGGCAAACCGGCTAATTTAATTATTTTAGATGCGAATAGTCCCTACGAGGCCATCCGCCGCCGCGCCACAGTTGAATATGTTATTTCCAGAGGAAAAGTTTTGGTGCAAACTACTCCGCCTCAGGTAGAGTGGTTGAACTCGCAAGGCTAG
- a CDS encoding ABC transporter substrate-binding protein yields MSIVNISRHSLFHWTSATLLVALNWGCTPQTPSDSANSSAETKVPVVAVTQIVEHPALDAARDGIQDELNAAGYKPGDTLTWKWESAQGSPATAAQIASTFVAEEPDAIVAIATPSAQAVVAVNSDIPVIFSAVTDPVGAKLVESLEQPGGLVTGVTDLSPVDKHVELMQDITPNLNTIGVVYNAGESNSVSLVNLLKANAQQKGLSVVEATAANSSAVAEATRSLVGKVDVIYVPTDNTVVSALEALLQVAIENQIPVYAGETTSVERGAIASLGFDYYDVGRQTGKQVVRVLKGEAPADLPVESVETLQLYVNPPSAKKMGVTLPASVLEQADIVVEK; encoded by the coding sequence ATGTCAATCGTTAATATTTCCCGCCATTCTCTATTTCATTGGACAAGTGCCACTCTCCTGGTTGCCCTGAACTGGGGATGTACTCCCCAAACCCCTTCAGACTCCGCTAATTCATCGGCCGAGACGAAAGTTCCCGTTGTTGCCGTGACTCAGATTGTGGAGCATCCTGCCCTAGATGCGGCTCGCGATGGCATTCAAGACGAACTCAATGCCGCCGGATATAAACCCGGAGATACCCTAACATGGAAATGGGAAAGTGCCCAAGGTTCCCCAGCAACTGCCGCCCAGATTGCCAGTACTTTTGTTGCGGAAGAACCGGATGCTATTGTCGCGATCGCGACTCCATCTGCCCAAGCCGTTGTTGCAGTAAATTCCGATATTCCGGTGATTTTTAGCGCCGTTACCGATCCGGTGGGGGCAAAGTTAGTCGAGAGTTTGGAGCAACCGGGAGGATTAGTGACTGGCGTTACGGACCTATCTCCCGTGGACAAGCATGTGGAATTAATGCAGGATATTACGCCAAATCTGAATACCATTGGCGTGGTTTACAATGCGGGAGAATCCAATTCGGTATCTTTGGTCAATCTCCTGAAAGCTAATGCCCAACAAAAAGGGCTATCGGTGGTGGAAGCAACGGCAGCTAACTCCAGTGCAGTAGCGGAAGCGACGCGCAGTTTAGTGGGAAAAGTGGATGTCATTTACGTTCCGACTGATAATACGGTGGTTTCAGCGTTAGAAGCTCTGCTGCAAGTGGCGATCGAGAATCAAATTCCCGTCTATGCTGGAGAGACAACGTCAGTCGAGCGAGGGGCGATCGCGAGTTTAGGATTCGATTATTATGATGTGGGGCGACAAACTGGAAAACAAGTGGTGCGCGTTCTCAAGGGCGAAGCTCCTGCCGATCTTCCAGTTGAGTCTGTCGAAACCTTGCAACTTTATGTTAATCCGCCATCGGCGAAAAAAATGGGAGTCACGCTTCCGGCTTCAGTGCTAGAACAAGCTGATATTGTGGTTGAGAAATAG
- a CDS encoding threo-3-hydroxy-L-aspartate ammonia-lyase: MSDRLILPSYADIRAASDRLFGKACRTPVVTSRTVNRRTGAEVFFKCENWQRTGSFKFRGAYNALSQLSAAERDRGVITYSSGNHAQAIALSGTLLNIPTTIVMPQNAPKVKQIATQEYGAQVIFYDPKTTDRKILAQELANERNITIIPPYDDPRIIAGQGTVAKESIEEVGNLDALLVCCGGGGLLSGCAIAAKALSPDCRVIGVEPALGDDATRSFYTKTLQYVNNPDTIADGARTPCLGDYTFPLVLQWVDEMVVVSEDEIKRSLRFLWERLKLVVEPTGALATAALLEGKVKAAGDRIGVIISGGNLDLQQLPALMNN; this comes from the coding sequence ATGTCCGATCGCCTAATTCTCCCTTCCTATGCTGACATTCGAGCGGCGAGCGATCGCCTTTTCGGCAAAGCGTGCCGTACTCCAGTGGTGACGTCGCGCACGGTAAACCGCCGAACGGGAGCTGAAGTCTTTTTCAAATGTGAGAACTGGCAGCGAACGGGATCGTTTAAGTTTCGCGGTGCCTATAATGCTCTATCGCAACTTTCGGCAGCAGAGCGCGATCGCGGAGTCATTACTTACTCCTCCGGAAATCACGCTCAGGCGATCGCCCTTTCCGGTACGCTACTCAATATTCCCACCACTATTGTCATGCCACAAAATGCGCCGAAGGTGAAACAAATTGCCACGCAAGAGTATGGCGCGCAAGTTATCTTCTACGATCCGAAAACAACCGACAGAAAAATTCTCGCACAAGAGTTAGCAAACGAACGCAATATCACCATAATTCCACCCTATGACGATCCGCGTATTATTGCCGGACAGGGAACGGTAGCGAAAGAGTCGATCGAAGAAGTCGGCAACTTGGATGCTCTCCTTGTCTGCTGTGGCGGGGGCGGGCTGCTTTCGGGATGTGCGATCGCGGCGAAAGCCCTCTCTCCTGACTGTCGAGTTATTGGCGTTGAACCGGCTCTTGGAGACGATGCAACTCGTTCGTTTTATACCAAAACCTTGCAGTACGTTAACAATCCAGATACTATTGCCGACGGCGCGCGCACCCCTTGTCTGGGAGACTATACCTTTCCCCTAGTTCTGCAATGGGTTGATGAGATGGTTGTCGTATCGGAAGACGAGATTAAACGGAGTTTGCGGTTTCTTTGGGAACGCTTGAAACTAGTCGTCGAACCCACAGGCGCTCTCGCCACAGCAGCTCTGTTAGAGGGCAAAGTTAAAGCTGCGGGCGATCGCATTGGCGTTATTATTAGTGGAGGTAATCTGGATTTGCAACAACTACCAGCACTAATGAATAATTAA